A genomic region of Devosia ginsengisoli contains the following coding sequences:
- the lysA gene encoding diaminopimelate decarboxylase: MTRPQSLRPDLIQAALKSAQGVGTPLWLYEAEPIRQRVAQVSAFDCVRYAQKANSNTHILRLLRAMGVMVDAVSLGEIERALRAGYEPGTDRNEIVFTADIIDEATLARVVELGIPVNCGSPDMVRQVGHAKRGHPVWLRLNPGFGHGHNRKTNTGGPSSKHGIWHEEFEDSLRLVDEFGLTLVGLHMHIGSGVDYGHLHRVCDSMLDMVRRANRPLEAISAGGGLSVPYRDGEPEIDIAEYHAAWNETRREAERITGGPIRLELEPGRYLVGNAGLLVAEVRAVKQVADKHFVLIDAGFSDLARPIIYGSHHDICFVTPSGVPVAGPTHPLAVAGPLCESGDVFTQKDGGYVEFRDLPLPAVGDLAILRDTGAYGAAMSSNYNTRPLAPEVMLDGGALTLIRKRQPLEQLLDLEEGGGTL; this comes from the coding sequence GTGACCAGACCCCAATCCTTGCGGCCGGACCTGATCCAGGCCGCGCTGAAATCCGCCCAGGGCGTCGGCACGCCGCTCTGGCTCTACGAGGCCGAACCGATCCGCCAGCGGGTGGCACAGGTGTCGGCCTTCGATTGCGTTCGCTATGCGCAGAAGGCCAACAGCAATACACATATCCTGCGCCTGCTGCGCGCCATGGGCGTCATGGTCGACGCCGTCTCGCTCGGCGAGATCGAACGCGCTCTGCGCGCCGGCTATGAGCCGGGCACTGACAGGAACGAGATCGTCTTCACCGCCGATATCATCGACGAAGCGACGCTGGCCCGCGTGGTCGAATTGGGCATTCCGGTCAATTGCGGCTCGCCCGACATGGTGCGCCAGGTCGGCCACGCCAAAAGGGGCCACCCGGTCTGGCTCAGGCTCAATCCGGGTTTCGGCCATGGCCACAACCGCAAGACCAATACCGGCGGGCCCTCGAGCAAGCATGGCATCTGGCACGAGGAATTCGAGGACAGCCTGCGGCTGGTCGATGAATTCGGCCTCACCTTGGTCGGCCTGCACATGCATATCGGCTCGGGCGTCGACTATGGTCACCTGCATCGCGTCTGCGACAGCATGCTGGACATGGTGCGGCGCGCCAATCGGCCGCTCGAAGCCATTTCGGCGGGCGGCGGCCTTTCGGTGCCCTACCGCGACGGCGAACCCGAGATCGACATTGCCGAATATCACGCGGCCTGGAACGAGACGCGGCGCGAAGCCGAGCGCATCACCGGCGGCCCGATCCGGCTCGAACTGGAGCCCGGGCGCTATCTCGTGGGCAATGCCGGCCTGCTGGTGGCCGAAGTCCGCGCGGTCAAGCAGGTGGCCGACAAGCATTTCGTGCTCATCGATGCCGGCTTCAGCGACCTCGCCCGCCCCATCATCTATGGCAGCCACCACGATATCTGCTTCGTCACGCCATCCGGCGTGCCGGTGGCCGGCCCCACCCATCCCCTGGCCGTGGCCGGCCCGCTCTGCGAATCCGGCGACGTCTTCACCCAGAAGGATGGCGGCTATGTCGAATTCCGCGACCTGCCGCTGCCCGCAGTTGGCGACCTGGCCATCCTGCGCGACACCGGCGCCTATGGCGCCGCCATGTCCTCGAACTACAATACGCGCCCCCTCGCCCCCGAAGTCATGCTCGATGGCGGCGCACTCACGCTCATCCGCAAGCGCCAGCCGCTCGAACAATTGCTCGACCTCGAAGAGGGCGGCGGCACGCTCTGA
- a CDS encoding nucleotidyltransferase domain-containing protein: MTSNLPSLHATFLDALIKKLAKDPRFDAVLAGGSMVHGGFDAFSDIDLVLVVRDDVYAQVMAERGDIARDQGGLLAAFTGEHVGEPRLLICLYGPELLHVDLKFVILSDLTRLVERPLILWARDAAAVSGALDRARIAWPDRAPQWFEDRAWTWLHYAAVKLQRGELFEAIGTIAFFRDAVLGPMLHRRAGRPQRGVRKLEQAGIAQALLPTVATHGTQSVAAGLTHAMRLYLELRADQPPETTIVGMPELLLPLLEVPAR; this comes from the coding sequence ATGACCAGCAACCTGCCTTCCCTGCATGCCACCTTCCTCGATGCGCTGATTAAAAAGCTCGCCAAGGACCCACGCTTCGATGCCGTCCTTGCCGGCGGATCGATGGTGCATGGCGGCTTCGACGCCTTTTCCGACATCGACCTGGTGCTCGTCGTAAGGGACGACGTCTATGCCCAGGTCATGGCCGAACGGGGCGACATCGCCCGTGACCAGGGCGGCCTGCTCGCCGCCTTCACCGGCGAACATGTGGGCGAGCCTCGCCTGCTCATCTGCCTCTATGGGCCTGAGCTGCTGCATGTCGACCTGAAATTCGTCATCCTGTCCGACCTGACCAGGCTCGTCGAACGCCCGCTGATCCTGTGGGCGCGGGACGCGGCGGCGGTTTCCGGCGCCCTCGACAGGGCCCGCATCGCCTGGCCGGACAGGGCGCCCCAATGGTTCGAGGATCGCGCCTGGACCTGGCTGCATTATGCCGCCGTGAAGCTGCAGCGGGGTGAGTTGTTCGAGGCCATCGGCACGATCGCCTTCTTCCGCGACGCGGTCCTCGGCCCCATGCTGCATCGGCGCGCCGGACGGCCGCAGCGCGGCGTGCGCAAGCTCGAACAGGCCGGCATTGCCCAGGCGCTCCTGCCCACCGTGGCCACCCATGGCACGCAATCGGTGGCGGCGGGCCTCACCCATGCGATGCGGCTCTATCTTGAATTGCGCGCTGACCAGCCGCCGGAGACGACAATAGTCGGCATGCCCGAGCTGCTGCTGCCTTTACTGGAGGTGCCCGCGCGTTGA
- a CDS encoding VOC family protein, producing MADDQFILGGTGTEMFSGIPVSNFQTSLDWYQRLFGAKPSFFPNETEAVWAIAEHRWIYIIVDVERAGGAIQTIMSSDLEAVIEQISERGLSFGQEEIPAEGVRKVMYYDPDGNEIGLGRIPSE from the coding sequence ATGGCGGACGATCAATTCATCCTTGGCGGTACGGGAACGGAGATGTTTTCGGGCATTCCCGTCAGCAACTTCCAGACGTCCCTTGACTGGTATCAGCGCCTGTTCGGCGCCAAGCCCAGCTTCTTTCCCAATGAGACCGAGGCGGTCTGGGCCATTGCCGAGCATCGCTGGATCTACATCATCGTGGATGTGGAGCGGGCCGGCGGCGCGATCCAGACCATCATGAGCAGCGACCTCGAAGCTGTCATTGAGCAGATTTCCGAGCGCGGCCTCAGCTTCGGCCAGGAGGAAATCCCGGCCGAAGGCGTGCGCAAGGTCATGTATTACGACCCCGACGGCAACGAAATCGGCCTCGGCCGCATCCCGTCCGAGTAG
- the hemA gene encoding 5-aminolevulinate synthase has product MDYRGIFEDAVDTLRAEKRYRVFADLERVAGQFPRAIYRDDADNMRDITIWCSNDYLGMGQHAKVIGAMQDTASKLGVGSGGTRNISGTNRPLVELERSLADLHRKEAALVFTSGFVSNEAAISTIGRLLPDGIIFSDQLNHASMIQGVRQSGMQKVIFRHNDVAHLRDLLAATDRKRPKLICFESVYSMDGDVAPIKEICDLAEEFGALTYIDEVHAVGMYGERGGGIAEREGLMDRIDIIEGTLAKGFGTMGGYITANRAIVDAVRSYAPEFIFTTSLPPALCAAARASIEHLKGSSHERMMHQRQARLTKAILADAGLPVMETETHIVPLIVGDARAVKAASDMLLDKHNIYIQPINYPTVPKGTERLRITPTPLHTDEMIFALRHALVSVWTSLELPREPADAKITASKLTSGDLTLPTIGG; this is encoded by the coding sequence ATGGACTATCGCGGCATATTCGAAGATGCAGTGGATACGCTGCGGGCAGAAAAGCGCTATCGCGTCTTTGCCGATCTCGAGCGGGTGGCGGGCCAGTTTCCCCGCGCCATCTATCGCGACGATGCCGACAATATGCGCGACATCACCATCTGGTGCTCCAACGATTATCTCGGCATGGGCCAACACGCCAAGGTGATCGGTGCCATGCAGGACACCGCCAGCAAGCTGGGTGTCGGCTCGGGCGGCACCCGCAATATTTCGGGCACCAATCGCCCGCTGGTCGAGCTCGAGCGTTCGCTTGCCGACCTGCACCGCAAGGAAGCGGCCCTGGTCTTCACCTCGGGCTTCGTTTCCAACGAAGCGGCCATTTCCACCATTGGCCGCCTGCTGCCCGATGGCATCATCTTCTCCGACCAGCTCAACCACGCTTCGATGATCCAGGGCGTGCGCCAGTCGGGCATGCAGAAGGTCATCTTCCGCCACAATGACGTGGCCCATCTGCGCGACCTGCTCGCCGCGACCGACCGCAAGCGCCCCAAGCTGATCTGCTTTGAATCGGTCTATTCCATGGATGGCGACGTCGCCCCCATCAAGGAAATCTGCGACCTGGCCGAGGAATTCGGCGCGCTGACCTATATCGACGAAGTCCATGCCGTGGGCATGTATGGCGAGCGCGGCGGCGGTATTGCCGAGCGCGAAGGCCTGATGGACCGGATCGACATCATCGAGGGGACCCTGGCCAAGGGCTTCGGCACGATGGGCGGCTACATCACCGCCAACCGGGCCATTGTCGATGCCGTGCGCTCCTATGCGCCCGAATTCATCTTCACCACCTCCCTGCCCCCGGCCCTCTGCGCGGCAGCCCGCGCCTCGATCGAGCATCTCAAGGGCTCGAGCCACGAGCGCATGATGCACCAGCGCCAGGCCCGTCTCACCAAGGCGATCCTGGCCGATGCCGGCCTGCCGGTCATGGAGACCGAGACCCATATCGTGCCGCTGATCGTGGGCGATGCCCGCGCCGTCAAGGCGGCCAGCGACATGCTGCTCGACAAGCACAATATCTATATCCAGCCCATCAACTACCCGACCGTCCCCAAGGGTACCGAGCGCCTGCGCATCACGCCGACGCCGCTCCATACCGACGAGATGATCTTCGCCCTGCGCCATGCTTTGGTTAGCGTCTGGACCAGCCTCGAGCTGCCGCGCGAGCCGGCCGATGCCAAGATCACGGCCAGCAAGCTGACCTCCGGCGACCTGACCCTGCCGACCATCGGCGGCTAG
- a CDS encoding SDR family NAD(P)-dependent oxidoreductase, which produces MSQFATYPSLAGVPVIISGGASGIGESMVRHFAGQGSKVGFVDIADAAGEKLAAELTSAGQAVRFAHCDVTDVAAYRAAIAGFAAVHGDALVLVNNAAHDQRHDWREVTPDYWDDRMAVNLKHAFFAMQAVAPGMIAAGRGSIINLGSISWMIMTPRIPLYETAKAAIHGLTRSMARELGQSGIRVNSLVPGAVITPRQMELWLDEASLKGIAAEQALAGMVYPDDVSRMALFLAAEDSAMISAQQFLVDGGWANG; this is translated from the coding sequence ATGAGCCAGTTCGCCACCTATCCCAGCCTTGCCGGTGTGCCGGTGATCATTTCAGGCGGTGCTTCCGGCATCGGGGAGAGCATGGTGCGCCATTTTGCCGGGCAGGGCAGCAAGGTCGGCTTTGTCGATATCGCTGACGCGGCGGGTGAAAAGCTGGCCGCCGAACTGACCTCGGCGGGGCAGGCGGTGCGGTTTGCCCATTGCGATGTCACCGATGTGGCGGCCTATCGCGCGGCCATTGCCGGCTTTGCCGCTGTTCATGGCGATGCGCTGGTGCTGGTGAACAATGCCGCCCACGACCAGCGGCATGATTGGCGCGAGGTGACGCCGGACTATTGGGACGACCGCATGGCGGTCAATCTCAAGCACGCTTTCTTCGCCATGCAGGCCGTGGCGCCGGGCATGATCGCGGCGGGGCGCGGTTCGATCATCAATCTGGGTTCGATCAGCTGGATGATCATGACGCCCCGCATCCCGCTCTACGAAACCGCCAAGGCCGCCATCCATGGCCTGACGCGCTCCATGGCGCGCGAACTGGGCCAGTCCGGCATCCGCGTCAATTCGCTGGTGCCCGGCGCGGTGATTACCCCGCGCCAGATGGAACTATGGCTCGACGAAGCCTCGCTCAAGGGAATCGCGGCCGAACAGGCGCTGGCAGGGATGGTCTATCCCGATGACGTGTCGCGCATGGCCTTGTTCCTGGCCGCCGAGGACAGCGCCATGATTTCGGCACAACAATTCCTCGTCGATGGCGGCTGGGCCAATGGGTGA